CTTGTTCAACGAGTATTTTCATGGCGACAATGGCAAGGGGCTCGGCGCAGCTCACCAAACGGGATGGACGGCATTAATCGCGAATCTTCTGGTCTCTGATCAGGATATTTTTTCTTAATTCCAAAAAGTAAACGCGGATAGCATGTTAGCAGAAACCTTTATCGAACTACTGAAACCTTACCAAAACAATACACTAATAATCAATGAATTGTGGGCTGAAATTAAAGTAAAACATTCAGATAAGAAAAGGCACTACCATACTTTAACACACCTTGAGCATTTGCTAAATGAGTTGTCGGCAGTTAAGGCCCGAATCAAAAACTGGGAGGTAGTCCTATTCAGCCTCTACTATCACGACATCGTTTACAATCCGCTTAAAGACAACAATGAAGAAAAAAGCGCTGAGCTTGCCGAAACCAGAATGCAAAGCATCGGTATCCCTGCCACATGGATTCATCAATGCAGCCTGCAGATTCTGGCTACCAAAAAACACCTCCCGGATACCAACGAAGACACCAATTACTTTACCGATGCTGATTTGTCGGTTTTAGGACAGGACTGGGATACCTATTCCGCTTACACCCAGGCCATCAGAAAGGAATATTCTATTTATCCAGACCTGATTTACAATCCAGGAAGGAAAAAGGTATTGCAGCATTTTTTAAAGATGGACCGCATTTACAAAACGGAATATTTTTACCAGCGACTGGAAGAAAGGGCAAAATCGAACCTTCAAAGGGAGCTGGAAGCGCTATAAACCTGGTTTTCAAAACCGCCATTACTCCTGTCCGTCTGATTTCTTTTTGAACAGATCCCCATATTTACTGATGAGCTTAGCCGCCTGCTCGGGAGCAATCAGAATATAGTTATCACCATGTAAATCCTGACGGAAATAACTGCTGTCTTCCGGCAAAGGGTATACTCCATAAGGAATCTTCGCCTCAGTCAAGGCCTCATTAATGATATTAATCAGCTTGTTATTCTCCCAGGCCTGCTCTTCCGTTGCAAGCTCTAGTTCATATTTCTTTTGACCACATTGAAAAGTAAGCACCAGCTTTTCCTGATCAGGCTGACCATTAACCGGAATGCGGGAATGGGCATAATCAGTCAGGTAGTCCTGATCTGTAGTTTGAAGTTCTTTTAATCTGGTGTTCAAATCGTATAGAAAACCTTCTACGGTGTTGCTCAATCCCGAAGTGAAGGCATTGGGAAGCTCCAACAGCATATTGGAAAGAGAAACCGGATTTCGTTCCCTCCAGGCAGCAACCAATTGTTCTCTGCTTTTCTTTTCCGTTTTTTTGAGGATTTGTTCTGCCAGGAAAAAATCAACAACATCTGCAATCTTGGTACGTGTTAAGCGCTCGTTGAGGTCATAATATTCCCATACCGCATAACTGTAATCGCCCGGACTACCATTGTAACAAACATCTGATTTACTGGCCAGATATACGTTTCTAACCAATTCTGCTTCTTTCTCTTTCAATAAAGTGAAGAATATCGTTTTGGGATAATTAGCCTCATATCCCGTGAACAAAGCCGCAGTGGTAAAATAAAAACGCCTCGGATCCAGCTGATCTTCCAGATAGTGATTAAGAAATTGAAAATTAGGGGCATTAATCCAACTTTCCAGATCCCTTTCTTTTATCATTTCTTTGTATAGGATGTCATTGATTTTTACATAGATATAAAACTGACGGTTGCCCGGAACTTCTGCCTGTATTTCGTCTTTTACCACATGAACTTCCAGGTCTGTATAGCGGAAATTCAGCAATGCCGCCGCTTTTTGCAAAACCAATTCATACAGCTTTTTTATCTTATCTGTGGGAATCTGACCATAATACTCCCTGGTGATAAAATCCAGCGGTTCTATCTCCTTTTCATAATCAAAAGACAGGTAGTTCTTCGTATGCAAGGCCAGGTCATTTATGTTTAAAAGAGTGGCCCGGCTATAGTTATCAATCAATTTTTTTCGTGCAGCCGGGTCTATAAAGCCGGTAGCAGTAAGGCTATCCAAAAGAGCAAGCTGCTGTTGTTTATAATAAGGGAATTTATCATGATAAATGATCAGTTTTCCGATATCATCCATCATTTTACGATGGCTTACAGAAGAAATAATGTTATTTCCATAGTAATGCTCCATCCGCATATCCTGAGCATCCAGCAAACCCGTTTTTTTAAACAAATCCAGCCATATTAAATAGGGTTTAGCCTGTTTAACCCGTTCTTCCTGCTGTACCTCCGTATCCTCAAAAGCAGAAACCTTAAATTCAACGGTGCTATCACTGAGAAGTGGTTTTATGGCCGGGCCAAAATATTCCCCAAACCCTTCAGCCAGCTTTTTTGTCGCCTCAGAACCCGATTGTTCATCCCGGTAATAAGCAGCGGCAGCATGAATAAAATTGAAAAGATCAGACCGGTTTGGAAAATTACCTGCCAGATAGCGCTGTTCTTTAAGCTCATATCCCTTTTCAAAGTCCTTTATTTTATTTAAAAGCGTATCAAAATGAGCAGGTGGAAAAATATTACGGCCTGGAAGGTCATCCCCATAATTTTTTTCGCTGATATTTTTATAAACCTGTAAAGGCTTCTTTTCCGAGAATCTGATCAGCTCATCCTTTCCTTTTTGACTCAGCAACTGCTGATCTTGCAGGGATTGTGCGATCTGGTTTACTTCAGTCACAGATAAGGGCTGCGCCAGCGCAAGGGAACACCACAACAGGAATAAGACAGACAGGGCTCCAAAACGTACAGATTTTCTAAAATTCATCATTAAAAATTATGCTTTCACAATTAGCGACAAGGATTGCACAGCAAATTAGCCAAATATTCTTTATTAGCTAAAGTAGGCGGTCAAAAGCTCCGGTTTTTTTTATTTCTTTGTGAAATATGAGATTCCTCCTCAAACAGTTTTATGCCCTGAAATGGACCGGGATCGGATGGGCTGCTCTGCTCCTTCTGATCTTAAATTCAGCCCCGGCTTTTAGTCAGCAAAACCAGCTGAACCGCATCACCTTAAACTGGAACTCATTTCGCAAAGTCAACAGTAATAACCGCCCCTATATTGCCTATACCGCTCACCAGACCAGACATAAATACCGCGCTACACAAAACGGAAAACATCTTTCGCTTCAGTTTGAAGTTGGGGTAACTTTAGACAGCTCGCAGACGATCATCGACCTCAGTAAACTAAAAAGCCTAGGCAATGCAGATAAAAAAGCATTGTTAAACCACGAGCAGGGGCATTCAGACCTGGCCGTTATTTACGGCAGAATCCTTTACCAGCGCTTATCCAGGAAAAATTACAGCATTGGCAATTTTAAAAAAGAGGTAAAAGTCATCTATGATGCGGTGATGAAAGAACTTGCCGGCAAAAACAGAACCTATGATATCGAGACCGAACATGGTCAGTATGCAGAACAACAGCAGAAATGGGATGTATACTTCAAAAAGGAACTCCTTAAAAATCCGGGATTAAGCCAATAAGGATTACAAATCCTTAGCTATGCAACAGCTGTTTCAATACCTGTTTATAGTTTTTCCCCAATGGCAG
This region of Pedobacter steynii genomic DNA includes:
- a CDS encoding DUF922 domain-containing protein; amino-acid sequence: MRFLLKQFYALKWTGIGWAALLLLILNSAPAFSQQNQLNRITLNWNSFRKVNSNNRPYIAYTAHQTRHKYRATQNGKHLSLQFEVGVTLDSSQTIIDLSKLKSLGNADKKALLNHEQGHSDLAVIYGRILYQRLSRKNYSIGNFKKEVKVIYDAVMKELAGKNRTYDIETEHGQYAEQQQKWDVYFKKELLKNPGLSQ